Proteins found in one Sporosarcina jeotgali genomic segment:
- a CDS encoding sodium/proline symporter — protein sequence MNTIIMVEFVLYLLIMLVVGFLVSRRSKSHADFLLGGKQLPGWALAFSERATGESAWLLLGYTGFVFATGLSGVWVAVGIASGIIFSWLFLAKRFMKEAEKTGTLTLPSFLAHRFGKHGKMILWLSTILIFSFMMFYFGAQIAGAGKTLLAVFNIPTKVGAILSIIVVVILAYAGGFVTVVWTDMIQSIMMLITLVVLPIVALVQISAADLSISQALVAAGPSMDSWTGGAIGFSLGLLLFNNFAWFFGFLGGQPQLSARFMALRSEKEAKQGSFVAITWTILAYSGAFMIGITALTLYQGQVFADVEMILPFMILDLMPPWIAGVLLAGILAAIISTADSQLLVITSSVSEDIIQRAMNLKLTEKKLVAISRLTIVAAGIVGLIIALTSKSLVFLVVSWAWAGVGCTLSPAIMLTFFWKRYSGIGVIATIVSGFVSTVIWISTPLDAIATSRFTTFFIALAFGIIFSLLFPDKKEDQETAPAEAPESSQI from the coding sequence TTGAATACGATAATAATGGTTGAATTCGTCTTGTATCTTTTGATCATGCTGGTAGTTGGATTTCTCGTTAGCAGAAGATCTAAAAGTCACGCAGATTTCCTGTTAGGCGGTAAACAATTGCCAGGCTGGGCGTTAGCATTTTCAGAACGTGCCACGGGAGAGTCGGCATGGCTCCTATTAGGATATACCGGTTTTGTCTTCGCCACGGGGTTGTCAGGAGTTTGGGTAGCGGTTGGAATTGCATCAGGTATTATCTTCTCTTGGCTATTCTTAGCAAAACGATTTATGAAAGAAGCTGAGAAGACCGGTACGCTGACTCTGCCTAGTTTTCTAGCGCACCGTTTTGGGAAACACGGAAAAATGATTCTTTGGCTTTCTACTATTCTTATTTTCAGTTTCATGATGTTCTATTTTGGCGCACAAATTGCAGGTGCTGGAAAAACATTATTGGCTGTCTTTAATATCCCGACAAAGGTCGGAGCTATTTTAAGTATTATTGTAGTCGTAATCCTAGCGTATGCAGGGGGCTTCGTAACTGTCGTTTGGACAGACATGATTCAATCGATCATGATGCTCATAACATTGGTGGTACTGCCGATTGTCGCGTTAGTCCAGATTTCAGCAGCGGATTTGTCGATAAGTCAGGCTCTTGTGGCGGCAGGTCCATCAATGGATTCGTGGACAGGCGGGGCCATTGGGTTTTCATTGGGATTATTGCTCTTTAACAACTTTGCCTGGTTCTTTGGTTTCCTAGGGGGCCAGCCGCAATTGAGTGCTCGATTCATGGCGCTTAGAAGTGAGAAGGAAGCAAAACAAGGAAGTTTCGTCGCAATTACTTGGACGATATTGGCTTACAGCGGGGCATTCATGATTGGGATTACCGCACTGACATTATACCAAGGTCAAGTTTTTGCGGATGTTGAAATGATTTTACCCTTTATGATTCTTGACTTAATGCCGCCTTGGATTGCAGGCGTATTACTTGCAGGGATCCTTGCAGCCATCATTTCCACAGCGGATTCACAGTTACTCGTCATTACAAGTTCGGTGAGTGAGGATATTATCCAGCGAGCTATGAATTTGAAGCTGACTGAAAAGAAATTGGTCGCAATCTCCCGCCTGACAATTGTCGCAGCTGGAATAGTGGGCTTAATCATTGCGCTAACCTCGAAGTCACTGGTATTCCTCGTCGTCAGCTGGGCATGGGCTGGAGTAGGATGTACGTTATCGCCTGCGATCATGCTAACGTTCTTCTGGAAACGCTATTCGGGGATCGGTGTAATCGCAACGATTGTCTCAGGATTCGTGAGCACCGTTATTTGGATTTCTACACCGCTTGATGCAATTGCAACTTCTCGTTTCACAACATTCTTTATCGCTTTGGCATTCGGGATTATCTTCAGTCTGCTATTCCCGGATAAAAAAGAAGATCAGGAGACGGCTCCTGCAGAAGCTCCGGAATCATCACAGATATAA
- a CDS encoding acyl-CoA dehydrogenase family protein — protein sequence MDFNFTEDIDFLRANVRKFVREQVEPAAMDIEENDHIPERIVDLSKEMGLFSLGIPEEYGGLGLDMVGKCAIYEELGKTHNGFTTLIGAHTGIGTVGIVDLGTEEQKKKYLPKMATGEWIGAFGLTEPSAGSNAANLKTTAVKKGDKYVINGSKHYITNAVDGHVFTVMAVTDSSKGARGITSFIVEKDTPGFILGSVEQKMGLRGSHSAELFFDNMEVPAENVLGEEGSGYINALKILANGRAGLAARNLGSCVRLLEHSLEYAHEREQFGQKIVDMQAVQHMLAEISMQIEVLRSMTYRVAWMTDQNMRVVREAAIAKLFASEVYNKVADLALQIHGGIGYMKDYPIERYYRDARITKIYEGTSEIQRNIIASELKRDYANKGL from the coding sequence ATGGATTTCAATTTCACGGAAGATATCGATTTTTTAAGAGCAAACGTCAGAAAGTTTGTCCGGGAACAAGTTGAACCGGCAGCGATGGATATTGAAGAAAATGATCACATTCCTGAAAGAATCGTAGATCTATCCAAAGAGATGGGACTTTTCAGTCTCGGAATCCCTGAAGAATATGGAGGGCTTGGACTCGATATGGTCGGGAAATGTGCGATTTATGAAGAACTCGGAAAAACGCATAACGGATTCACGACACTTATCGGTGCTCACACGGGAATCGGTACTGTTGGAATTGTAGACCTGGGAACAGAAGAACAAAAGAAGAAGTACTTGCCGAAGATGGCAACCGGAGAATGGATTGGTGCATTTGGACTGACGGAGCCGAGCGCGGGATCGAATGCGGCAAATTTAAAAACGACAGCTGTTAAAAAAGGTGATAAATACGTCATTAACGGGTCCAAGCACTATATTACGAATGCGGTAGACGGCCATGTTTTTACTGTCATGGCGGTGACGGACAGTTCTAAAGGGGCCAGGGGTATTACATCATTCATCGTTGAAAAGGATACGCCGGGGTTCATCTTGGGATCGGTCGAACAGAAAATGGGGTTAAGAGGATCACACTCTGCAGAATTATTTTTCGATAATATGGAAGTCCCTGCGGAAAACGTTCTGGGTGAAGAAGGTTCAGGCTATATTAATGCATTGAAAATCCTGGCGAACGGCCGGGCAGGATTAGCCGCAAGAAACTTGGGATCTTGTGTTAGATTGCTGGAACACTCCCTTGAATATGCGCATGAGCGAGAACAATTTGGCCAAAAGATTGTCGATATGCAAGCAGTCCAGCATATGCTTGCTGAAATCAGCATGCAAATCGAAGTACTCCGTTCCATGACCTACCGAGTTGCTTGGATGACGGATCAGAACATGCGCGTCGTAAGAGAGGCGGCGATTGCAAAGCTGTTTGCTTCTGAGGTTTATAACAAGGTTGCGGATTTAGCGTTACAAATTCACGGAGGCATTGGATATATGAAAGACTATCCAATTGAACGATACTACCGCGATGCCAGAATCACAAAAATCTATGAAGGCACTTCTGAAATCCAGCGAAATATCATTGCCAGTGAACTGAAACGCGATTATGCGAATAAGGGGCTGTGA
- a CDS encoding saccharopine dehydrogenase family protein, translating into MRIVVLGTGMIGTTIVSEMAKFEGIESVTAVDVRQESIDKCLEIADNPKVFGKTATLATEVDFIKVLREADVAVGCLPHSLSLTAVKGAIAAKCHLVDLVGSMFQEKLELHNEATAAGVTIIPGCGVAPGITNFLAARGIEMLDEAHDAVLICGGIPRWPVPPLWYQVVFRLESVLGLYTKPAFAIKNGEIVELPALSGLESLTFPYPVGDCEAVITDAHSTAFTLKGKVKNLTEKTIRYPGHWSKMKVLEELGFLDKEPFEMDGVTTTPVKLSEKILSPKMIGGSNEDVTVVRVEVDGMKDGNYKKVTWEMVDLYDHERNITSMAKTTALPAALAAKWIAERKILETGVVPIETVIVEDRFDPFIAELKELGIHIDFKEQGSS; encoded by the coding sequence ATGCGGATAGTCGTTTTAGGGACTGGAATGATCGGCACAACTATCGTGAGTGAAATGGCAAAGTTCGAGGGAATTGAATCGGTCACTGCAGTGGATGTGAGGCAAGAAAGTATCGACAAATGTCTCGAAATTGCAGATAATCCAAAAGTTTTTGGGAAGACAGCAACGCTCGCGACTGAAGTAGATTTCATAAAAGTACTTCGTGAAGCGGATGTTGCGGTCGGGTGTCTTCCTCATTCGTTAAGCTTAACTGCAGTAAAAGGCGCAATTGCAGCTAAATGTCATTTGGTAGACCTAGTGGGTTCCATGTTTCAAGAGAAATTAGAATTACACAACGAAGCAACAGCAGCAGGGGTTACGATTATTCCTGGGTGCGGCGTGGCGCCGGGCATTACGAACTTCCTTGCAGCACGAGGAATAGAAATGCTGGATGAAGCGCATGACGCAGTCTTAATATGCGGAGGGATTCCGAGATGGCCGGTTCCGCCGTTATGGTATCAAGTCGTATTTCGGCTCGAGAGTGTTTTAGGGCTGTATACGAAACCTGCTTTTGCGATTAAAAATGGCGAAATTGTCGAGCTGCCCGCACTTTCAGGTCTGGAGTCATTGACGTTCCCTTATCCCGTGGGTGACTGTGAGGCTGTGATTACAGATGCTCACAGCACTGCATTTACGCTAAAAGGAAAAGTGAAAAACTTAACTGAAAAAACGATTCGTTATCCTGGCCATTGGTCCAAGATGAAAGTGCTTGAAGAGTTAGGCTTCCTGGATAAAGAGCCGTTTGAAATGGATGGGGTTACGACAACTCCAGTCAAGCTATCAGAAAAGATTCTTTCGCCAAAAATGATCGGCGGATCCAATGAAGATGTAACGGTGGTGCGAGTGGAAGTGGACGGAATGAAAGATGGAAACTATAAGAAAGTTACATGGGAAATGGTGGATTTGTATGACCATGAACGAAACATCACATCGATGGCTAAAACAACAGCACTTCCGGCTGCGCTCGCTGCCAAATGGATTGCGGAGAGAAAGATACTCGAAACGGGTGTAGTTCCTATTGAAACAGTCATAGTCGAAGATAGATTTGATCCTTTTATAGCAGAACTAAAAGAGCTTGGGATTCACATTGATTTTAAGGAACAGGGTTCCTCTTAA
- a CDS encoding amino acid ABC transporter permease gives MDAAILIDSIPSLLKATIMTLFLSCISVVIALVIGFSTALIRILKVKILNEIASVYISIIRGTPLLVQIFVIYYGLPQIGISLDPISSGIMALSLNAGAYLSESFRASILAVDRGQMEAATSMGMTYGQAMRRIILPQSLRIAIPTLSNSFIVLVKDTSLVSVITVTELLQMSSLIIAKTFEPLTIYLVAAAIYWILITFFTTMLDKLEKRSSKYLAR, from the coding sequence GTGGATGCTGCGATACTAATTGACTCAATACCATCGCTATTAAAAGCAACGATAATGACGCTGTTTTTAAGTTGTATTTCCGTAGTTATTGCATTAGTTATTGGTTTTTCCACGGCTCTTATCCGAATTCTGAAGGTTAAGATCTTAAATGAAATTGCCAGCGTGTATATTTCTATAATTCGAGGCACTCCACTTCTTGTTCAAATATTTGTTATCTATTATGGATTGCCGCAAATCGGGATTTCACTAGATCCTATCTCTTCTGGAATTATGGCGTTAAGCCTGAACGCAGGTGCGTATCTTTCTGAATCATTCCGTGCCTCCATACTCGCTGTTGACAGAGGGCAGATGGAAGCAGCAACTTCAATGGGAATGACGTATGGGCAAGCTATGAGAAGAATCATTCTTCCCCAAAGTCTTCGTATCGCCATTCCGACACTATCCAACTCATTTATCGTTCTTGTTAAAGATACATCGCTCGTATCGGTCATCACCGTTACAGAATTACTGCAGATGTCTAGTTTAATCATTGCAAAAACGTTCGAGCCACTAACGATCTATTTAGTTGCGGCAGCAATTTATTGGATCCTCATTACATTCTTTACTACGATGCTTGATAAATTGGAAAAGCGTTCCTCAAAATATTTAGCGCGGTAA
- a CDS encoding 3-hydroxyacyl-CoA dehydrogenase NAD-binding domain-containing protein produces MKQITVVGSGVMGKGIAYTCAVSGFNVVLNDLNDEILAAAKKDIEGLLDSSFRGGFLKEETYNFAKMNLTYESNLGLAAKDADLVIEAVLEKIELKIEVFQKLDRICRPETVLATNTSTMSPTEIGAQTSRPSKVVAMHFFNPVHKMKLIEVVKGLETSEATVEFVKGIAESLKKEAVEVNEFPGFVTSRMNCLIGNEAMNMLMEGVASAEDIDKAMKLGLNHPMGPLELADLVGLDTRLRNMEYLYAALGEKYRPCPLIVNYVKAGRLGKKSGKGFYEYS; encoded by the coding sequence ATGAAACAAATCACAGTTGTCGGTTCCGGTGTGATGGGCAAGGGAATCGCTTATACGTGTGCAGTGTCCGGATTTAACGTCGTTTTGAACGACTTGAACGATGAAATACTTGCTGCAGCAAAAAAGGATATAGAAGGGTTGCTGGATTCAAGTTTTCGCGGGGGCTTTCTAAAAGAGGAAACTTACAACTTCGCGAAAATGAACCTGACATATGAATCCAATTTGGGACTTGCAGCGAAAGACGCAGATCTAGTTATTGAAGCAGTTCTAGAAAAGATTGAATTGAAAATTGAAGTGTTCCAAAAGCTGGACCGTATTTGCAGACCGGAAACAGTGCTTGCTACAAACACTTCGACCATGAGTCCTACTGAAATCGGTGCACAAACATCCCGGCCAAGCAAAGTTGTGGCTATGCATTTCTTTAATCCGGTTCATAAGATGAAATTGATAGAGGTAGTCAAAGGGCTAGAAACATCCGAGGCAACAGTAGAATTTGTCAAAGGCATTGCTGAATCGCTGAAAAAAGAAGCCGTTGAAGTTAATGAATTCCCTGGTTTCGTAACGTCCAGAATGAACTGTTTAATCGGCAATGAGGCGATGAACATGTTGATGGAAGGAGTTGCTTCTGCTGAAGATATCGATAAGGCAATGAAATTAGGATTGAATCATCCCATGGGCCCTTTAGAACTCGCTGATTTAGTCGGTTTGGATACGAGACTTCGAAATATGGAGTACTTATATGCAGCGCTGGGCGAAAAATATCGGCCGTGTCCGCTGATTGTGAACTATGTAAAGGCGGGCCGTCTTGGGAAGAAAAGCGGCAAAGGATTTTATGAATACTCGTAA
- a CDS encoding 3-oxoacid CoA-transferase subunit B gives MSQTDRIKIAKRIVQELKQGQVVNLGVGIPTLIPDYLGEKKLVLQSENGLLGMGPTPSAEEVNMDLISASKEPITMEIGASLFDSSNSFAMIRGGHIDVAVLGVLQVDQTGEIANWAVPGQTILGVGGAMDLVAGANEIIVATVHTSKNGEPKLVKELTFPSSGIRKADLVVSEHAVFKFEEGTMKLVEILSDVTIEQLKELTGAEFEYNSEIANT, from the coding sequence TTGAGTCAGACTGATCGCATAAAAATAGCGAAACGCATTGTCCAAGAGTTGAAACAAGGCCAAGTCGTCAATCTGGGTGTAGGGATTCCGACACTGATCCCAGATTACTTAGGGGAGAAAAAACTCGTTTTACAATCGGAGAATGGGTTGCTTGGAATGGGACCGACTCCCTCTGCAGAAGAAGTGAATATGGATTTGATTAGTGCCAGCAAAGAACCCATCACGATGGAAATCGGAGCTTCATTATTTGATAGCTCAAATTCGTTTGCAATGATTCGAGGCGGCCATATCGATGTTGCGGTCCTGGGTGTATTACAAGTGGATCAGACTGGCGAAATCGCCAATTGGGCGGTACCAGGCCAAACCATTTTGGGCGTAGGAGGGGCAATGGATTTAGTTGCAGGCGCCAATGAAATTATTGTTGCCACAGTACACACTTCTAAAAATGGAGAGCCAAAACTTGTGAAGGAACTGACTTTTCCATCGAGCGGAATACGAAAAGCGGATCTAGTAGTTTCGGAACATGCTGTTTTCAAGTTTGAAGAAGGAACGATGAAGCTTGTTGAGATCTTATCTGATGTAACCATTGAGCAGCTAAAAGAACTAACGGGTGCTGAGTTTGAATACAATTCAGAGATTGCGAATACCTGA
- a CDS encoding enoyl-CoA hydratase/isomerase family protein, producing the protein MNTRKGGNDITLYSHVLMKKKDGIMWLTLNRPEMRNALDAKTLLELDSAISDAEMDNEIRVIVIQGAGGKSFAAGADIQQLHERDALEALIPGMQGVYAKIENCSKVTIAAVNGFALGGGCELALACDLRVVTKQARLGLPELNLGIIPGAGGTQRLSRIIGKGRALDMILTGKIIDGEEAERIGLATYFVDKTELIETVQKIASDVMKKGPIAVQLVKSAVHKGYDVDSGTAMWIEKLSQAVVFTTEDKKEGTLAFLEKRQANFINR; encoded by the coding sequence ATGAATACTCGTAAGGGAGGAAACGATATAACGCTTTACAGTCATGTGCTTATGAAAAAGAAAGATGGCATCATGTGGCTTACTCTGAACCGCCCTGAAATGAGAAATGCATTAGACGCAAAAACGTTATTGGAACTCGATTCCGCAATTTCTGATGCAGAAATGGATAACGAGATACGTGTAATTGTCATTCAAGGTGCAGGAGGAAAATCATTTGCAGCTGGGGCTGATATTCAACAACTCCATGAGCGGGATGCACTCGAAGCGCTTATACCCGGTATGCAGGGGGTATACGCAAAAATTGAAAATTGCTCGAAAGTGACCATTGCTGCTGTAAATGGATTTGCACTCGGGGGCGGCTGTGAATTGGCGCTCGCCTGTGATTTGCGAGTTGTAACAAAACAAGCCAGGTTAGGATTACCGGAACTCAATTTGGGAATCATCCCCGGAGCTGGAGGCACGCAGCGGCTTTCTAGAATTATCGGGAAGGGACGCGCGCTGGATATGATCTTAACGGGAAAAATCATCGATGGGGAAGAAGCCGAACGAATTGGTTTGGCAACCTATTTTGTAGATAAAACAGAACTCATTGAAACCGTTCAAAAAATTGCTTCTGACGTTATGAAAAAAGGTCCCATCGCCGTACAACTTGTAAAATCAGCCGTCCATAAAGGATACGATGTCGATTCTGGAACAGCGATGTGGATTGAAAAACTATCTCAAGCAGTCGTCTTTACGACTGAAGATAAAAAAGAAGGAACTCTTGCATTTTTAGAAAAAAGACAGGCGAATTTCATCAATCGATAA
- a CDS encoding amino acid ABC transporter ATP-binding protein: MIRVKNLKKTFGSNPVLRGVDLTVDKSEVVVIMGPSGSGKSTFLRCLTYLEEPNEGLIQIGPHELHTGGKLDRKRKKEIREMRKKTGFVFQSFNLFPNKTAIENVMEGPMTINGVKAAEAKELAESLLNKVGLGDRCDHYPVQLSGGQQQRVAIARALSLNPTVMLYDEPTSALDPELVREVLQVIKELAEEGMTMVIVTHEMNFARDVADRVIFMDDGYIVEQGTPQEIFDHPKEERTNQFPMMTK; the protein is encoded by the coding sequence ATCATACGAGTGAAAAATCTGAAGAAAACCTTCGGAAGTAATCCCGTTTTGCGCGGAGTTGATTTAACTGTAGATAAAAGTGAAGTCGTCGTGATTATGGGGCCAAGCGGGTCGGGCAAATCGACTTTCCTGCGTTGCCTGACCTATTTGGAAGAGCCGAATGAGGGACTGATTCAAATCGGTCCCCATGAATTACATACAGGTGGAAAATTGGATCGTAAACGGAAGAAAGAAATTAGGGAAATGAGGAAGAAAACCGGATTTGTGTTTCAATCGTTTAACTTGTTCCCGAATAAGACAGCAATAGAAAACGTCATGGAAGGACCTATGACGATAAATGGAGTTAAAGCAGCCGAAGCAAAAGAATTAGCGGAATCCCTTCTTAATAAGGTGGGTCTTGGAGATCGCTGTGACCATTATCCGGTCCAATTATCAGGAGGACAGCAGCAGCGGGTTGCGATTGCCCGGGCGTTATCTCTTAATCCTACTGTAATGCTTTATGATGAACCAACTTCAGCTTTGGACCCTGAATTGGTTCGAGAAGTGTTACAGGTGATCAAAGAGTTAGCTGAAGAAGGAATGACGATGGTCATCGTCACACATGAGATGAATTTCGCTAGAGATGTGGCGGATCGAGTGATCTTTATGGATGACGGTTATATTGTCGAACAAGGGACACCGCAGGAGATTTTTGATCATCCAAAAGAAGAACGGACAAATCAATTTCCAATGATGACGAAGTGA
- a CDS encoding CoA transferase subunit A has product MGKLLEKNEFVNFVKDGDKLLVGGFGMSGTPLTLIDGIAASSLKNLTIVSNNLGEPGKGLGILLREKKLDKAIGSYFTTNRDAVQAWVDGELEIELIPQGTLAEAVRCGGAGIGGFYTKTAVGTKLSEGKEEKVIDGERFILEKAIKGDVSLIKAHKADYLGNLVYDHTGRNFNPVMATASKIVIAEVDEIVENGVLLPSEIVTPHVYVDYIVKSNYVKKAGVFVESD; this is encoded by the coding sequence TTGGGAAAATTGCTGGAGAAAAATGAATTTGTGAATTTCGTGAAAGATGGAGATAAACTGCTCGTTGGCGGCTTTGGAATGTCTGGAACACCATTGACATTAATCGATGGCATCGCAGCCTCCTCGTTAAAAAACTTAACGATTGTCAGTAATAACTTAGGGGAACCGGGGAAAGGCTTGGGAATTCTTTTGAGAGAGAAGAAATTGGACAAAGCAATTGGCTCTTACTTTACGACCAATCGCGATGCAGTCCAAGCATGGGTCGACGGGGAACTGGAAATTGAATTAATCCCGCAAGGAACGTTAGCAGAAGCTGTAAGGTGCGGCGGTGCAGGAATTGGAGGTTTCTATACGAAAACGGCAGTCGGTACAAAACTATCAGAAGGAAAAGAAGAGAAAGTGATTGATGGGGAACGATTCATATTAGAAAAAGCGATCAAAGGTGACGTTTCATTAATCAAAGCGCATAAAGCAGATTATCTGGGAAATTTAGTGTACGACCATACAGGCAGAAACTTTAATCCGGTAATGGCGACTGCGAGTAAAATCGTCATTGCGGAAGTGGATGAAATCGTTGAAAACGGCGTCCTGCTGCCGTCTGAAATTGTGACTCCTCACGTTTATGTAGATTATATCGTGAAAAGTAATTATGTGAAAAAGGCAGGTGTTTTCGTTGAGTCAGACTGA
- a CDS encoding ornithine cyclodeaminase family protein: MLVLSAKSQMELADMKEILQCIEVALKEFSASATDTPIRTILPFGTENSGIVMPSVAEGLSSMGLKYVNVVPSNVSIGKKAINGVVLLSDISTGEPLALLEGSYLTRLRTGALSGVATKYLAREDSKTLGIIGTGEQAKGLCEAILAVRDIETIYIHNRSEEKAIAFSDFVFNKFNKKVIICQDPNEAVRRSDILVTATTSMQPVFTEPLKPGVHINGVGSFKPTMQELPTSAICDAAKVVVESKDSALEEAGDLDVPIQAGMYSSDAIHGELGQIISGTLAGRENDQEITVFKSVGLAIADIVIAKYFYDKACKQNAGVTVDLT; encoded by the coding sequence ATATTAGTTTTGAGTGCTAAAAGCCAAATGGAACTAGCAGACATGAAAGAAATTTTACAATGTATCGAGGTTGCCTTGAAGGAGTTTTCTGCTTCTGCTACCGATACACCCATTCGAACAATTTTACCGTTTGGCACTGAAAACTCTGGTATCGTGATGCCGTCAGTAGCCGAGGGTCTTAGCTCGATGGGACTCAAATATGTAAACGTCGTACCTTCAAATGTATCTATTGGAAAAAAAGCGATTAACGGTGTGGTTTTACTTTCAGACATTTCTACGGGAGAACCGCTTGCATTGTTAGAAGGCTCCTACTTAACAAGGTTACGGACGGGAGCCTTATCGGGTGTGGCAACTAAGTATTTAGCTCGGGAGGATTCCAAAACATTAGGGATTATCGGCACAGGTGAACAAGCCAAAGGACTGTGTGAAGCGATTCTGGCAGTGAGAGACATTGAAACGATTTATATTCACAATCGAAGTGAAGAAAAGGCGATTGCATTTTCCGATTTTGTCTTCAATAAGTTCAACAAGAAAGTCATCATTTGCCAGGATCCGAATGAAGCAGTTAGAAGGTCAGATATTCTTGTCACCGCTACAACCTCTATGCAGCCTGTCTTTACAGAACCTTTAAAACCAGGAGTCCATATAAATGGAGTCGGTTCTTTCAAACCAACTATGCAAGAATTGCCGACATCCGCCATTTGCGATGCTGCTAAAGTAGTTGTGGAATCCAAAGATTCGGCATTGGAAGAAGCGGGAGATTTAGATGTTCCGATTCAAGCAGGAATGTATTCAAGTGATGCCATCCACGGTGAACTTGGACAAATTATTAGCGGGACTTTAGCTGGCAGAGAAAATGACCAGGAAATCACCGTATTTAAATCAGTCGGCTTAGCCATCGCTGATATTGTCATTGCAAAATACTTTTACGATAAAGCATGCAAACAAAACGCCGGAGTGACTGTTGACCTTACATGA
- a CDS encoding NAD(P)/FAD-dependent oxidoreductase has product MKKADIIIVGGGVMGSSTAYSLRKNGFEGSIVVFEKDPTYEYSSTSRSAGGFRQLYSTSINIQLSRFSLEVYKNFADDMAIGEEKAEIDFKQRGYLFLSTDRMLSAYEKQLKLQNSLGVPSEILTTDDLLTIIPELETGDLAGGLYCKEDGYLDPYSVMQAYRKNAQYLDVHYINAEVSTLRTENGKMKGVQLADGTIYNSRIVINCAGAWGAALSENMGMPLPVVPLKRQMYVFDSEKRLEKMLPLTIDPTGVYFRHEMDRIVAGFSDEVKPGIDFKWKRSSFDQLWPILAHRIPNFESLKLETGWAGMYDHNTVDQNAIIGEHPLMKGYYVALGFSGHGMQQAPGVGLGLAELICKGKYETLDLSPLRVERFAENDLVLEDAIV; this is encoded by the coding sequence ATGAAAAAAGCGGATATTATCATTGTCGGCGGGGGAGTTATGGGGTCGAGTACAGCGTATTCACTTCGTAAGAACGGATTTGAAGGAAGCATCGTGGTTTTTGAAAAAGATCCGACATATGAATATTCTTCTACTTCCAGAAGCGCAGGCGGTTTTCGGCAATTATATTCAACCTCTATCAATATCCAACTAAGCCGGTTCAGTTTAGAAGTCTATAAGAACTTTGCAGACGACATGGCGATCGGAGAAGAAAAAGCGGAAATTGACTTTAAACAGCGCGGCTACTTATTTTTATCGACGGATCGAATGCTATCTGCATATGAGAAACAGCTTAAGCTGCAAAATTCACTCGGGGTGCCTTCAGAAATTCTTACAACTGACGATCTGCTGACCATCATCCCGGAGCTCGAAACAGGGGACCTGGCTGGAGGCTTATACTGCAAGGAAGATGGCTATTTGGATCCGTACTCAGTGATGCAGGCATATCGAAAAAATGCCCAGTATTTAGACGTTCACTATATAAATGCTGAAGTTTCGACATTACGAACTGAAAACGGAAAAATGAAAGGCGTTCAATTAGCAGACGGAACGATTTACAATTCACGCATTGTAATTAATTGTGCAGGTGCCTGGGGCGCTGCGTTAAGTGAAAACATGGGGATGCCGTTACCGGTTGTTCCTTTGAAGCGTCAGATGTATGTTTTCGATTCTGAGAAAAGGTTAGAGAAAATGTTACCGCTTACAATTGATCCGACAGGAGTCTATTTCCGTCATGAGATGGATCGGATAGTTGCTGGATTTTCGGATGAAGTGAAGCCGGGCATCGATTTTAAATGGAAACGTTCTTCATTCGATCAATTATGGCCGATTTTAGCACATCGAATACCAAACTTTGAAAGTCTCAAATTGGAAACTGGATGGGCTGGAATGTACGACCATAATACCGTCGATCAAAATGCAATTATCGGAGAACATCCTCTGATGAAAGGGTATTACGTTGCGCTTGGATTCAGCGGTCACGGCATGCAGCAAGCACCAGGTGTGGGTCTTGGATTGGCAGAGCTGATTTGCAAAGGGAAATACGAAACGCTCGATTTGTCACCGCTGAGGGTCGAACGTTTTGCTGAGAATGATTTAGTACTGGAAGATGCAATTGTCTAA